GTCAAAAGCCGGAAGGAGGCCAGCACACCGCCTGATGCCAGCAGTTCTGCCAGCGGGTCCTGCGCCTCGGCCCGGGCCCGTTCGGCCAAAACGGCTCCTGCTGCCACGGCAGGGTCTTCGTGATCCTCGACAAACGTCCGGTTCAAAAGAACGATACCACCCGGCAGGTGCAGGCTGGTGGCGAGGCCGGAGCGGAACACAACAAGACGGCGCACGCCTGTGCGTAGCGCGAGTTTTTCCAGAATGGGCACCGTGTCCGCCGTGCTGCAGGCCTGACCGGTAACCCGCTCAATCCGGCCAAGCAGCGCCTGACCCAGCGCCTTGCGCTTGATATCGGGCACAACGCTGACGGCGTGGTTCTGCAGCGCGCTCGGCAGCCATAGAAATACCACCAGCGCAAGGACGACCAGACTGGCAAGGACGCTTGCCGCGCGCAGGCGCCCGGGATGCGGACGGCGCCTATCAATGGCGGCCCGCACCTTGTCGATCGCCTCGAGCATGGTGGTTTCATCTTCTGCGATCTCCAGCGTTTCACCGGGATCGCCATCGGGATGAAAGATCGCCGGGAATTCGCCGGGGTTGGCACGTTCGACCGCCGCCAAGGACCAATGCGCCAGGGGGCGGTCGCTCATGTCGGTGATGGTCAGCGTCGCATCCCCAACCGAGATGATCACATCCCGGCGCTGCGCATCAGGAGCTGCGCGCCACAAACCCGCAGCCTCCAGCCGTTCGAAGTCCCTGAGTGCGGTCATTCAGCCTGCCCGTATCATTGCGGTTGTTCTGTTTGCCGCAGGATAGCATGCCTCACGGCACAGCAGCAAACCGCTTTGCCGCAGATTTCACAACTCAGTGGGGCGCCTTAGCGACCGCCGTGCCTCACGCGGGTTTCAAACCCATACGGGCAAAGATCATCGCTGCCGGGCAAAACCCGGTAAAGGCCGATTGAAACAGGTTGGCGCCGACAAAGACCGTCAGCCAGACCCAGTTGGGCGACACGAATTGCGTCAGCACCACGGACAGCAATACCATGAAACCGGCAAGCGCCATAACCGCTTTGTTGATCGTCATGTCTTATCCTTTCTGATACGCGCGCCCTGCGGCGCCTTCATATTCAAAAATAAGAATAAGACTTGGTGAATGCAAGAGGCAACCGACGGGCAGGCCCGCCGGTGCCGATATTATTGACCGTTTGCGATCTTGCGCAGCTCAAATTTCTGGATTTTCCCGGTCGATGTCTTGGGCAACTCCTGGAACACCACCTTTTTGGGCGCCTTGAACCCAGCCAGAGTCTCGCGGGAGAAGGCGATCAGCCCGGCCTCATCCACAGATGCGCCTTCTTTCAGTTCGACAAAGGCGCAGGGAACCTCTCCCCATTTCTCGTCCTGCTTGGCCACAACGGCAGCCAGATTGACATCCGGGTGGGCCATCAGCACGCCCTCTACCTCGACCGAGGAGATATTCTCGCCGCCGGAAATGATGATGTCCTTGGCACGGTCGGCGATCTGGATATAGCCATCGGGGTGCTGGATCGCGATATCGCCCGAATGGAAGTAGCCACCTTTGAAGCTCTCGGCTGTTGCCTCAGGGTTTTTCAGATACCCCTTCATCACCGAATTGCCGCGCATGACGATTTCGCCCTGATCCTTGGCATTCATCGGGATCTGATGCATGTCGTCATCCACGACGGTGATATGGTCCATCATCGGGAAGGCAACGCCCTGACGCGCCTTGATCGCGGCGCGGCCCTGCTGGTCCAGCGTGTCCCAGCTGCCGCCTTTCCACAGGCATTCGGTGACATGGCCATAGGTCTCGGTGAGGCCATAGACCTGCGTCACGTGAAAGCCGAGCTTTTCGATTTTCTCCAGCGTTGCCGGGGCAGGCGGGGCTCCGGCGGTAAAGACCTCGACCGTGTGGTCAAAGGCACGGCGGTCCTCTTCCTTGGCGTTGACGATGGTGTTGAGCACAATGGGCGCGCCGCCGAAATGGGTGACGCCTTCATCCGCAATCGCGTTATAGACAGCAGACGCGGTAATGTTGCGGCAGCAGACCAGCGTGCCGCCCAGAACCGGCATCATCCATGTGTGGTTCCAGCCGTTGCAGTGAAACAGTGGCACGATGGTCAGGTAGACCGGGTGCATCACCATGCGCCAGGAGATCACCGTGCCCATGGTCATCAGATAGGCGCCGCGGTGATGGTAGACGACCCCCTTGGGACGTCCCGTGGTGCCTGAGGTATAGTTCAGCGCCAGGCTTTCCCATTCGTCCTCGGGCATGATCCAGTCGAAATCATGCGCTGCATTGCCTAGCACGTCCTCATAAATGGAATAGCGGCCAGAAGCGGTGAAACCAGCCTCGATGTCCGGCACTTCGATCAGGATCGGTCCGTCGCCCTCCATCCGCTCCTTGGCCGCTTCGGCGAGGGCCAGGAATTCGCTGTCCACCAGTGCGACCTTGGCCTCGCCATGCTCAAAGATATAGGCCACCGTGTCCACATCCAGGCGGGTGTTGATGGTGTTGAGGACGGCGCCGCAGGCGGGCACGCCAAAATGCGCTTCGGCCTGGGCGGGCAGGTTGGGGATCAGCGTTGCGACCACATCGCCCGGTTTCACGCCCATCCCCGCCAGCGCCGAGGCCAGCCGGGTGCAGCGGTCGTAATAGGCGGCATAGGTCTTGCGGTGCTTGCCATAGACCACCGCCGGAACGTCGGAAAACACATGCGCGGCCCGGCGCAGATGCGACAGCGGGGTCAGCGGAACATAGTTTGCCGCATTTTTTTCCAGTCCCGTTTCATCCTGCATCCAGCCCATGAATTTTCCTCCCATGATTCTGCGCCGTGTCGCTTAGAGGACAGATATTGCCGAAAGTTACTTTCATTGAAAGAGATATGAAACAATTGACCATTCCCCCCGGCGTGGCAGGCAGTCAGACCACAGCCGCGCAGGCGATGCTGGCCGCCATGGCCATCATCGGTATCAGTGACAATGCCGTGCCGCTCATGGCGGAGCAGATCGGAATCTGGCAGTTCTACTTGTTGCGTACGGTCATCACCCTGCCGTTGATCTGGGTCATGATGCGTGCCGGCCTGGGCGGGCTACGGCCGCAGCGGCTGGGGCCGGTGGCGCTGCGGGGCTTTCTGGTGGCGGTGTCGATGGTGTTCTACTTTTCAGCCGTCGCGCTGATGCCGCTGGCGCAGGCGCTGGCCGGGCTTTTCACCTCGCCGATCCTGATCGTGCTGATCTCGGTGCTGTTTCTGAAGCATCGTATCGGCCCGGTCCGTATCGGGGCGGTGGTGCTGGGGTTTGTCGGTGTGCTGTGCGTGTTGCAGCCGGACCTGTTCGATTTCGACTGGCTGATCCTGCTGCCGATCTGTGGCGGGCTGTTCTACGCGCTGGGATCTATGGCGACCGGGCTGATGTGCCGGGGCGAAAGCACGGTGTCGATGTTGTTTGCCATGCTGCTGGCGCAGGCGGTGATCGGGGCTGTGGCCCTAGGCGGGCTGGCGGTCTGGCCGTTGCCGGTGGCCGAGGGCGCCGATGGGTTTGTCACCCGGGGCTGGGTCTGGCCAGTGTGGGAGATTTCGCATTGGCTGCTGCTGCAGGGTATGGCTTCGGTCGTCGGGGTGTTCCTGATCACCAAGGCCTATCAGCAGGGCGAGGCGTCTTATGTTGCAGTCTTCGAATATTCGGTGATCATCGTCGGACCCGCCTTTGCCTGGCTTGTGTTCGGTCAGACGCTGAATCTGCTGCAAATGGCGGGAATCGGCCTGATTGTTCTGGCCGGGGCGACACTGGCCCTGCGCGGATCGTAAACCGCAGCGGTCCGCCGTTTTCTTTTCCCGCGGGACTGCATAGGCTGGCGTCATGATCCTGTCCCCCGGCCGCAACTTCGTTTTTATCCATATCCCAAAAACCGGGGGCACCTCTCTGTCGTTGGCGCTGGAGGCGCGGGCGATGAAGGACGACATGATGCTGGGGGATACGCCCAAGGCGCGCAACCGGCGGCGGCGGCTGAAGGAGGTGCAGACGCGGGGTAGGTTGTGGAAACATTCCACCCTCGCAGATATCGAAGGGCTGCTGCCGGAGGACCAGATGAGGGGGCTTTTTGCCTTTACTCTGGTGCGCAATCCCTTTGATCGGGCGGTCAGCTATTACCACTGGCTGCGGGACCAGACGTTCGATCATCCTGCAGTCACGCGATCCAAGGCCTTGGATTTCCGCGAATTTATCCTGCATTCCGATACACTTTCGGCGTTTCGTGCGCATCCGCCGCGTTCCTACATGCGCCATGCGGACGGGAGCGAACAGTGTCAGGCCTATATCCGGATTGAGTATTTTGAGAAGGATGCTGAGCCGCTGTTTGATCATCTCGGCTTTCGGCTGAACCTAGAGCGGGCCAATGCTTCGGTCCGGGCGCGGGATTGGCGGGAATATTACGATCTGCAAAGTCGCGCCGCACTGGCGGCAAGCTGCGCTGAAGAAATTGAACAATTTGAATATTCTTTTAACGTTTAACCTTTACCTCTGTTTAAGACGGGCAAAACCGCCCGCGCGAAACGGATGTAACAGGCTAAACGGCGCAGGGGACAGGCACCCCGGACCGAAAGGCCGGAAAGGATCGCAGATGCTTGATTGGTTCCAGAAACGCAGCAACCCTTTTTCCGAGGGCGCGGCGCCGATGGTGTCGGTTGGGCAGGGTGGTTTTCTGGCCGGAACCCATGCGGCGTCGAACCTGGGCTGGCGCCCGGTCGAGGCGTTGACTGTCGGCGACCAGCTTTTGACCTTTGATCATGGCATGCAGCCACTGGTCGAAGTGCGGCGCGAAACGGTGCTGGTGGGTGAAGGCGACGTGGACCCGGTGTTCTGCCCACTGCTGGTGCCGCAGGACGCGCTGAACAACCGCGTGCCGATGTATCTGATGCCGGATCAGGGCGTTCTGATGGAAAGTGATCTGGTCGAGGACGCCCATGGCGATCCCTTTGCCGTGGTTCCCGCCTGTGCGCTG
This genomic stretch from Phaeobacter gallaeciensis harbors:
- a CDS encoding Hint domain-containing protein: MLDWFQKRSNPFSEGAAPMVSVGQGGFLAGTHAASNLGWRPVEALTVGDQLLTFDHGMQPLVEVRRETVLVGEGDVDPVFCPLLVPQDALNNRVPMYLMPDQGVLMESDLVEDAHGDPFAVVPACALDGYRGIRRLHPGERMELIIPRFARDEVIYLEAGFLGFAPMQGDLLNGAAAPEFYNVLSAAEARDLVLAMAAAEQLGGFGAGPTIDPSGAPSLI
- a CDS encoding YgaP family membrane protein — protein: MTINKAVMALAGFMVLLSVVLTQFVSPNWVWLTVFVGANLFQSAFTGFCPAAMIFARMGLKPA
- a CDS encoding AMP-binding protein, whose translation is MGWMQDETGLEKNAANYVPLTPLSHLRRAAHVFSDVPAVVYGKHRKTYAAYYDRCTRLASALAGMGVKPGDVVATLIPNLPAQAEAHFGVPACGAVLNTINTRLDVDTVAYIFEHGEAKVALVDSEFLALAEAAKERMEGDGPILIEVPDIEAGFTASGRYSIYEDVLGNAAHDFDWIMPEDEWESLALNYTSGTTGRPKGVVYHHRGAYLMTMGTVISWRMVMHPVYLTIVPLFHCNGWNHTWMMPVLGGTLVCCRNITASAVYNAIADEGVTHFGGAPIVLNTIVNAKEEDRRAFDHTVEVFTAGAPPAPATLEKIEKLGFHVTQVYGLTETYGHVTECLWKGGSWDTLDQQGRAAIKARQGVAFPMMDHITVVDDDMHQIPMNAKDQGEIVMRGNSVMKGYLKNPEATAESFKGGYFHSGDIAIQHPDGYIQIADRAKDIIISGGENISSVEVEGVLMAHPDVNLAAVVAKQDEKWGEVPCAFVELKEGASVDEAGLIAFSRETLAGFKAPKKVVFQELPKTSTGKIQKFELRKIANGQ
- a CDS encoding sulfotransferase family 2 domain-containing protein, which translates into the protein MILSPGRNFVFIHIPKTGGTSLSLALEARAMKDDMMLGDTPKARNRRRRLKEVQTRGRLWKHSTLADIEGLLPEDQMRGLFAFTLVRNPFDRAVSYYHWLRDQTFDHPAVTRSKALDFREFILHSDTLSAFRAHPPRSYMRHADGSEQCQAYIRIEYFEKDAEPLFDHLGFRLNLERANASVRARDWREYYDLQSRAALAASCAEEIEQFEYSFNV
- a CDS encoding DMT family transporter, which gives rise to MKQLTIPPGVAGSQTTAAQAMLAAMAIIGISDNAVPLMAEQIGIWQFYLLRTVITLPLIWVMMRAGLGGLRPQRLGPVALRGFLVAVSMVFYFSAVALMPLAQALAGLFTSPILIVLISVLFLKHRIGPVRIGAVVLGFVGVLCVLQPDLFDFDWLILLPICGGLFYALGSMATGLMCRGESTVSMLFAMLLAQAVIGAVALGGLAVWPLPVAEGADGFVTRGWVWPVWEISHWLLLQGMASVVGVFLITKAYQQGEASYVAVFEYSVIIVGPAFAWLVFGQTLNLLQMAGIGLIVLAGATLALRGS